In one window of Paraflavitalea soli DNA:
- a CDS encoding DUF3526 domain-containing protein — MKTLYLICGHEWKLLTRNYGQLVILLLFIAAALYAIHYGNAVIDGQQRTVQYIRQQNALEQQALIKGLSADTTTAEGMAAWEKAAYPSKLRFFLNYYAINEPQPFAKLSIGQRDVNPYYLQLNAQNLYLQLFKSEIGNPRKLLAGNFDLSFVIIYLLPLLIITFGYNLLSDERERGTLSILRIQPVPLHRIILCKLFFWLSITTGLLLLISLIVFVWSGITVGSFSYMAWWMLIALSYTLCWFGLLLLINAFNRSSAFNAMSSLALWLLFLVVIPALLNLSFTNEQQTDPTRLTDFIRRRQGLGESKPEKQAVLDRFYRLYPGYKPTDTAASARFFEFQAYSAFVTLLDAEAKPSVDAYYQQVWDRHQQIADFRFINPAVNTQNLFNLLGHTGLEDAFHFRRSIAAFHRQLSHFCYDPLFAGRMMTKADFNHLPAFDASPPGIDTGPMLKGLLSLWLLTIITAAIAYYRLRFYI, encoded by the coding sequence ATGAAAACCCTGTACCTCATTTGTGGGCATGAATGGAAACTGTTGACCAGGAATTATGGGCAACTTGTTATCCTCCTCCTATTTATAGCTGCGGCCCTTTACGCCATCCATTATGGTAATGCAGTGATCGACGGGCAGCAGCGCACTGTACAATATATCCGTCAGCAGAATGCCCTGGAGCAGCAGGCATTGATCAAGGGACTGAGTGCCGACACCACTACGGCGGAAGGAATGGCGGCCTGGGAAAAAGCGGCTTACCCCTCCAAACTGCGTTTCTTTCTCAACTATTATGCGATCAACGAACCCCAGCCCTTTGCCAAACTGTCCATTGGTCAGCGGGATGTAAATCCCTATTACCTGCAGCTCAATGCGCAGAATCTTTACCTGCAACTTTTCAAATCGGAAATTGGCAATCCCCGCAAGCTGCTGGCCGGCAATTTTGATCTCTCGTTTGTGATCATTTACCTGCTACCCCTGTTGATCATCACCTTTGGATATAACCTGCTCTCCGATGAACGGGAACGTGGTACACTTTCTATTCTGCGCATACAACCGGTACCCCTTCACCGCATCATTCTTTGCAAGCTGTTTTTCTGGCTGAGCATTACAACCGGCCTGTTGTTGTTGATCTCCCTGATCGTATTTGTATGGAGCGGCATAACGGTCGGTTCCTTCAGCTATATGGCCTGGTGGATGCTGATTGCGCTCTCCTACACCTTGTGTTGGTTTGGCTTACTGTTACTCATCAATGCATTCAACCGCAGCAGCGCCTTTAATGCCATGAGCAGCCTGGCCCTTTGGTTATTGTTCCTGGTAGTGATACCAGCACTGCTCAACCTATCGTTCACCAATGAGCAACAGACCGATCCTACCAGGCTCACGGATTTTATCCGCCGCCGGCAGGGGCTGGGAGAATCGAAACCCGAAAAACAAGCTGTGCTGGATCGTTTTTACCGCCTTTATCCTGGCTACAAACCCACAGATACCGCCGCTTCCGCACGCTTCTTTGAATTCCAGGCCTATTCGGCTTTTGTGACCTTATTGGATGCAGAAGCCAAACCCTCCGTAGATGCCTACTATCAGCAGGTATGGGACCGCCACCAGCAGATCGCGGACTTCCGCTTTATTAATCCGGCAGTCAATACCCAAAACCTGTTCAATTTACTTGGACATACCGGATTGGAAGATGCTTTCCACTTTCGCAGATCCATTGCAGCCTTTCACCGGCAGCTAAGTCATTTTTGTTATGATCCCTTGTTTGCAGGCAGGATGATGACGAAAGCAGATTTCAACCACCTCCCGGCATTCGATGCATCACCTCCCGGTATAGATACAGGCCCCATGCTTAAAGGATTATTATCTCTCTGGTTGCTTACCATCATTACAGCCGCCATTGCTTATTACAGGCTTCGCTTTTATATATAA
- a CDS encoding NADPH-dependent F420 reductase, producing MNIGIIGSGEMGRCLAAKLVKGGHTITMANSRGPASLQEFTKGIGAIAATVEEAILHQQVIIVSIPTKNVPNLPIDLFRQLPENVVVIDTGNYYPNLRDGAITAIDQTGIESWWVQQQLGVPVVKVFNAILATSLEALGRPKGDRNRIALPVAGDHKKAKDVVFQLVDELGFDAFDVGPIVLSWKQQPGTPLYCRDIDLAELKKRADAMGTIWSDVRDQLTAQRKADEALMAADYPAYLRGLQ from the coding sequence ATGAATATAGGAATTATCGGCTCCGGTGAAATGGGACGTTGTCTGGCAGCCAAGTTGGTGAAAGGAGGACATACCATTACAATGGCCAACTCCAGGGGACCAGCCTCACTACAGGAATTTACGAAGGGGATCGGCGCAATAGCAGCCACAGTAGAAGAAGCCATCCTCCACCAACAAGTGATCATCGTTTCCATTCCGACTAAAAATGTACCCAATCTTCCCATTGACCTGTTTAGACAACTGCCGGAAAACGTGGTAGTCATTGACACGGGCAACTACTACCCCAACCTGCGCGATGGCGCCATCACGGCCATCGACCAAACCGGCATTGAAAGCTGGTGGGTGCAGCAGCAACTGGGTGTGCCTGTAGTGAAGGTATTCAACGCCATCCTGGCCACCAGTCTGGAAGCACTGGGCCGTCCGAAAGGAGATAGAAACCGTATCGCTTTACCAGTGGCAGGCGACCATAAAAAAGCAAAAGATGTAGTGTTTCAGCTGGTAGACGAACTCGGCTTTGACGCTTTTGATGTGGGTCCTATTGTACTATCCTGGAAACAGCAGCCAGGTACACCCCTCTATTGCAGGGACATCGATCTTGCTGAATTAAAGAAAAGAGCCGATGCCATGGGTACCATCTGGTCGGATGTGCGCGACCAACTCACGGCCCAACGAAAAGCCGACGAAGCACTGATGGCCGCGGATTATCCGGCCTACCTGCGCGGCTTGCAGTAA
- a CDS encoding ABC transporter permease has protein sequence MTGIIPQIALKELVTVYRSKVILLTAGIILLLLLLAAWGGFSHYKTTRHIREAAQREKREQWLHQDPKHPHIAAHFGTFAYKPKTWFSMFDAGLDNYAGSYAYLEPHRQNDFVFKPAEGYGATIRFGQLSVALVLQLLVPLLIIFMGFASITQERDNGTLKLLLGSGISLYQVAAGKVMGLVLALLLLLLPALLLTGCFFAWQAPEAGNDGWIRALLLLAVYSAYFLLFTLLTVFVSAVSKTSGNALLTLLSVWIIGCIIIPKAAANIGSDCYPLPSQYTFREAIQKDIAQGIDGHNTKDERAKQLEAQVLRQYHVSKVSELPFNFEGYVMQAGEEYSSKVYDKYFHQLQQTLVDQDRLPRTAGLFDPFLFLQGISMGLSATDIYTHIDFQQKTEAYRRAFVQKMNEDMMQHSTLGDWNYKASRQLYASVPDFRYQVLPLREVLKTYSTELLSLTILLLTALFLFTIILKRIPVISQI, from the coding sequence ATGACAGGTATCATTCCACAAATAGCCCTGAAAGAGTTGGTAACCGTATACCGCAGCAAGGTGATCCTGCTCACCGCAGGCATCATCCTGCTGCTGTTGCTGCTGGCGGCCTGGGGAGGCTTTAGCCATTACAAAACCACCCGGCATATCCGGGAGGCAGCGCAACGCGAAAAACGGGAACAATGGCTGCACCAGGACCCCAAGCATCCACACATAGCAGCCCATTTCGGCACCTTTGCCTACAAGCCCAAAACCTGGTTCAGCATGTTCGATGCCGGGCTGGATAACTATGCCGGCAGTTACGCCTACCTGGAACCGCACCGGCAGAATGACTTTGTATTCAAACCTGCTGAAGGGTATGGCGCCACCATTCGCTTTGGACAGCTCTCGGTGGCGCTCGTGCTGCAACTACTCGTGCCACTGCTCATCATCTTTATGGGCTTTGCTTCCATCACGCAGGAAAGAGACAATGGTACGCTCAAACTCTTGCTGGGGAGCGGCATTTCCCTCTACCAGGTTGCCGCTGGCAAAGTAATGGGTCTAGTCCTGGCCTTGCTGTTGCTCTTGCTGCCAGCCCTCCTGCTTACCGGCTGCTTCTTTGCCTGGCAGGCCCCTGAGGCCGGCAACGATGGCTGGATACGCGCCCTGCTGCTGCTGGCCGTGTACAGCGCTTACTTTCTCCTCTTCACCTTGCTCACGGTATTTGTATCTGCGGTGAGCAAAACATCCGGCAATGCCTTGCTCACCTTACTCAGCGTTTGGATCATTGGCTGCATTATAATACCCAAAGCTGCCGCCAATATTGGCAGTGACTGCTATCCCCTTCCTTCGCAGTATACTTTCCGGGAAGCCATCCAAAAAGATATTGCCCAGGGCATCGACGGCCACAATACAAAAGATGAAAGAGCTAAACAACTGGAAGCACAGGTGCTTCGGCAATACCATGTCAGTAAGGTAAGCGAACTGCCGTTCAATTTTGAAGGATATGTGATGCAGGCCGGTGAGGAATACAGCAGCAAAGTATATGACAAATACTTTCACCAGTTACAGCAAACCCTGGTTGACCAGGATCGCCTGCCGCGTACTGCTGGCCTGTTTGATCCCTTCCTGTTCTTGCAAGGTATCTCCATGGGGCTCTCAGCCACCGATATCTATACACATATCGACTTCCAGCAAAAGACAGAAGCCTACCGCCGGGCATTTGTACAAAAGATGAATGAGGACATGATGCAGCATTCTACCCTGGGCGACTGGAATTATAAGGCTTCCCGCCAACTGTACGCATCCGTGCCAGACTTCAGGTACCAGGTGTTGCCCCTGCGCGAGGTATTGAAGACTTACAGCACGGAACTCCTTTCGCTGACGATCCTGTTACTGACAGCCCTCTTCCTGTTTACTATCATCCTCAAACGAATTCCTGTAATCAGTCAAATATGA
- a CDS encoding outer membrane beta-barrel family protein: MKPILTWLLTTLVSTTSWAQAMPDSIAGKSKPAVGKDTAVFPRTDSLRQVTVVAAKNSLQVENGKIVMNLANSALTTGASVFDLLKKMPGISISQDDNISLRGTEGVHVLIDGKMNYLSGKQLSDFLKAMGADNIVRIELITSPTAEFDAAGNAGLINIVTRKRNIRGYAIDLRSGITRASTWMVNENVTASINTSRLSLLASFDYNTPNRQLISKSSNTITENNGQYQLERTNTSLYKIKFYTYRLGTDWRIADRHQLSASYHGYFDDFMAPKAATASQYDDRQVLHSIVQTQNNIVEPYYYNAFNLAHTWSIDTTGKKLTTEVHYISYRNLSDALMTSVNKDPVSGAVTDENALRSHQPGYITIRSAKTDLEWTHQAYLIKAGLKYAYVSNDNNYRFDSLISGSFKEAASMSNHFLYKEKIAAAYLSVSRKIKRTSVLAGLRIERTDAKGYTVKDGFTNRRAYTSLFPSVSIDQELKQHKLNLSLSRRINRPTYADLNPVRWYTDQYFYYAGNPALVPEMAWLLSAAWTFHRKYILTATYGYRDNYMTKRLSVDSAAQAVKSQTANFSHLQRLDILFSAPFNLGIWSLQASAGVNYSMYPFPQLKGDATASRWAANVQVQQQWKLPGGFRLEMAAFFYSRELWGIYLKDELFFADAGIRKSFFKDNLTLQLNFTDFLRTYRLQGASLSDATNYQYYDRPDAHRIGFSVRYHIGGKLVPRRANSIEEQERL; encoded by the coding sequence TTGAAACCTATCCTCACCTGGCTGCTTACTACCCTTGTATCCACTACTTCATGGGCACAAGCCATGCCCGACAGTATTGCCGGCAAATCCAAACCAGCTGTTGGAAAAGATACCGCTGTATTTCCGCGCACCGATTCCCTGCGGCAGGTAACGGTGGTAGCTGCCAAAAACAGCTTACAAGTAGAAAATGGCAAGATTGTGATGAACCTCGCCAATAGCGCGCTCACTACCGGCGCCTCCGTCTTCGACCTGTTGAAGAAAATGCCCGGCATCAGCATCAGCCAGGATGATAATATCAGTTTGCGGGGAACGGAGGGCGTGCATGTATTGATCGATGGTAAAATGAATTACCTCTCCGGCAAGCAGCTGTCCGACTTTCTGAAAGCGATGGGCGCCGACAACATCGTAAGGATCGAACTCATTACTTCGCCTACCGCTGAATTTGATGCAGCTGGTAATGCCGGGCTCATCAACATCGTTACCCGCAAAAGAAATATCCGCGGTTATGCTATTGATCTCCGGTCGGGCATTACCAGGGCCAGTACCTGGATGGTCAACGAAAATGTTACCGCCAGTATCAATACCAGTCGCCTGAGTTTATTGGCCTCCTTTGATTACAATACCCCCAACCGGCAGCTGATCAGTAAAAGCAGCAACACGATCACTGAAAACAATGGTCAATATCAATTGGAAAGAACCAATACCAGCCTGTACAAGATCAAATTTTATACCTACCGGTTGGGGACCGACTGGCGTATTGCCGACCGCCATCAACTAAGCGCCAGCTACCACGGCTATTTCGATGACTTTATGGCGCCCAAAGCGGCCACCGCCAGCCAATACGACGACAGGCAGGTATTACACTCCATCGTTCAAACCCAAAACAATATTGTGGAGCCCTATTACTACAACGCCTTCAACCTGGCCCATACCTGGAGCATTGATACGACGGGCAAAAAATTAACAACAGAAGTTCATTATATCAGCTACCGCAACCTGTCGGATGCCCTGATGACGAGTGTGAACAAAGACCCGGTAAGCGGCGCTGTGACGGATGAAAATGCTTTGCGTTCCCACCAGCCAGGTTATATCACCATCCGGTCGGCCAAAACAGACCTCGAATGGACGCACCAGGCTTACTTAATAAAAGCCGGTTTAAAATATGCGTATGTTTCCAACGACAACAATTACCGCTTCGATTCACTGATCAGTGGCTCCTTCAAAGAAGCGGCATCTATGTCGAACCATTTTCTGTACAAGGAAAAAATAGCGGCGGCTTATCTCTCAGTATCCAGGAAAATAAAACGAACCAGTGTACTGGCGGGACTTCGCATAGAGCGTACCGATGCCAAAGGTTATACCGTGAAAGATGGATTTACCAACAGGCGGGCATATACCAGTCTCTTTCCGAGTGTGTCCATCGATCAGGAGTTGAAGCAACACAAGCTCAACCTATCCCTTAGCCGCCGTATCAACCGGCCCACTTATGCCGACCTGAATCCCGTGCGCTGGTACACCGATCAATACTTCTATTACGCCGGCAATCCTGCCCTGGTACCGGAGATGGCCTGGCTGCTTTCTGCCGCCTGGACCTTCCACCGGAAATACATCCTTACCGCCACTTATGGTTACCGGGATAACTATATGACGAAAAGGTTATCCGTTGACTCAGCCGCCCAGGCGGTGAAAAGCCAGACCGCCAATTTCAGTCACCTGCAACGATTAGATATTCTATTCTCTGCGCCCTTCAACCTGGGCATCTGGAGCCTGCAGGCATCAGCAGGTGTCAACTATTCCATGTATCCTTTTCCGCAATTGAAGGGTGATGCCACCGCCTCACGATGGGCTGCCAATGTACAGGTACAGCAGCAATGGAAGCTACCCGGTGGATTCAGGCTTGAAATGGCTGCTTTCTTTTATTCCCGTGAGTTGTGGGGCATTTACCTGAAAGATGAATTGTTCTTTGCCGATGCAGGCATACGCAAATCCTTTTTCAAAGACAACCTTACCTTACAACTCAACTTTACGGATTTCCTGCGCACTTACCGGTTACAGGGTGCATCACTATCCGACGCTACCAATTATCAGTACTACGACCGGCCCGATGCCCACCGGATTGGTTTTTCCGTTCGTTATCATATCGGCGGTAAACTGGTGCCGCGAAGAGCCAACAGCATTGAAGAGCAGGAGAGATTATAA
- a CDS encoding RagB/SusD family nutrient uptake outer membrane protein: MKSYRSYIFIAGLAISLSACNKQLDTSPSNAVPEEIVLKTVANLTALSEGTWASMMDDFYGGTFGNPGYKTISLVSDVMGNDVALITTKYSFAPVYRFTQMNDKTQSRLNAIWNQLYKIINNNNIIIANVDKVTGDATAKKVLKGQALALRANTYLTIASFYQFSYLKDSLTKTAPIYTTPTADTTRGNPKATLKEIYALILSDLLEAKGALEGYQRTAKYKINADVVNGLLARAYLNMGRWVPAAEAADAALKNYPLMPQADYSKGFNDVNNSEWIWGHPEIPSQSDGSYALHFLDVSSASSYYYSFMADPFFGDLFEAGDIRKTLFSWDGNPGREGNLQYKKFKFRADQTGDLVLMRSAEALLIKAEGYARDNNINDGAAALNTLRAARGATAFNTVGATKEQLIEAILVERRKELWGEGFALSDIIRNQLPVVRKPYVDGSGNDRKVTITTPDGVVKQVPARYHTALKFADGTAFVANSPYYIFAIPQAEEQNNPNLLK, translated from the coding sequence ATGAAATCATACAGATCATATATATTCATCGCAGGGCTGGCAATCAGTTTATCAGCCTGCAACAAGCAATTAGACACATCCCCCTCCAATGCAGTTCCTGAAGAGATTGTATTGAAGACCGTTGCCAATCTGACCGCCTTGTCGGAAGGTACCTGGGCATCCATGATGGATGATTTTTACGGTGGTACCTTCGGTAATCCTGGTTATAAGACCATTTCGCTGGTGAGTGATGTAATGGGTAATGATGTAGCGCTGATCACCACCAAATACAGTTTTGCACCAGTGTACCGGTTCACGCAAATGAATGATAAAACACAAAGCCGTCTCAATGCGATCTGGAATCAGTTGTACAAGATCATCAACAACAACAATATCATCATAGCCAATGTGGACAAGGTGACCGGCGACGCTACGGCCAAAAAGGTATTGAAGGGGCAGGCGCTGGCGCTGCGGGCAAATACCTATCTTACCATTGCTTCGTTTTACCAGTTCTCTTACCTGAAGGATTCGCTGACCAAAACAGCGCCGATCTATACCACACCTACTGCTGATACTACACGCGGCAATCCCAAGGCTACTTTAAAAGAGATCTATGCCTTGATCCTTTCCGACCTGCTCGAAGCAAAAGGCGCATTGGAAGGTTATCAGCGAACGGCTAAATACAAGATCAATGCGGATGTAGTAAACGGACTGCTGGCACGCGCTTACCTGAATATGGGAAGATGGGTGCCCGCTGCAGAGGCTGCCGATGCTGCCCTGAAGAATTACCCGCTGATGCCACAGGCTGATTACAGCAAGGGATTCAATGATGTGAACAATTCGGAGTGGATATGGGGACACCCGGAGATTCCCAGTCAGAGTGATGGCAGCTATGCCTTGCACTTCCTCGATGTGTCTTCCGCTTCCTCTTATTACTACAGCTTCATGGCCGATCCATTCTTTGGCGACCTTTTTGAAGCAGGTGATATTCGTAAAACCCTTTTCTCCTGGGATGGTAATCCCGGACGCGAAGGCAACCTGCAATATAAAAAGTTCAAGTTCCGTGCCGACCAGACCGGTGACCTGGTGTTGATGAGAAGTGCCGAGGCGCTATTGATCAAAGCAGAAGGATATGCCCGTGACAACAATATCAATGATGGTGCGGCTGCGCTCAATACCTTACGTGCTGCCCGTGGAGCCACTGCTTTCAACACCGTGGGTGCTACCAAAGAACAGTTGATCGAAGCGATCCTGGTAGAGCGTCGTAAAGAATTGTGGGGAGAAGGTTTTGCACTGTCGGACATTATCCGCAATCAGCTACCTGTTGTACGCAAGCCTTATGTGGACGGCAGTGGGAACGACCGGAAGGTGACGATCACTACACCCGATGGCGTTGTTAAGCAAGTGCCGGCCAGGTATCATACCGCCTTGAAATTTGCCGATGGTACCGCCTTTGTTGCAAACAGTCCTTATTATATTTTCGCGATCCCGCAGGCCGAGGAACAAAACAATCCCAACCTGTTAAAATAG
- a CDS encoding SRPBCC family protein: MEKIIKHQFSYNHPVETVWDYLTNPELLGQWLMKNDFQPIVGLDFQFRTNPIPSLDFDGICYCKVLAVVPFKKLTWSWKCGPGNGEISLDSIVEWTLQPTEKGTDLFLAHSGFAKKENLAFYNGFLHGWVEKFNNIAKLLDPTFHGTIHT; this comes from the coding sequence ATGGAAAAGATAATTAAGCACCAGTTCTCTTACAACCATCCCGTTGAGACGGTTTGGGATTATCTCACAAACCCGGAATTACTGGGGCAATGGCTTATGAAAAATGATTTTCAACCCATTGTAGGACTTGACTTTCAATTCAGGACCAACCCGATACCCAGCCTCGATTTTGACGGCATATGCTATTGCAAGGTATTGGCCGTAGTGCCTTTTAAAAAGCTGACCTGGTCCTGGAAGTGCGGCCCCGGTAATGGTGAGATCTCGCTTGACTCGATCGTTGAATGGACATTACAGCCAACAGAGAAAGGCACAGACCTGTTCCTGGCGCACAGTGGTTTTGCCAAAAAAGAAAACCTGGCCTTCTACAATGGTTTCCTGCATGGCTGGGTAGAAAAGTTCAACAACATCGCCAAACTCTTAGACCCTACATTCCATGGCACCATCCACACTTGA
- a CDS encoding ArsR/SmtB family transcription factor yields the protein MAPSTLDVFQVIGDPSRRRMLMLLSEERLTINNLADNFDMSRPAVSKHIKVLYNAGFIAIEDIGRERYCTLKKDGFEELKEWLSYFDNFWASKLKKLGSLMDKKSPPKK from the coding sequence ATGGCACCATCCACACTTGATGTATTCCAGGTGATCGGCGATCCCAGCAGGCGCAGGATGCTGATGCTGCTCTCTGAAGAACGCCTCACCATCAACAACCTGGCAGATAATTTCGATATGAGCCGCCCTGCTGTGTCAAAGCATATCAAGGTACTGTACAATGCGGGTTTTATTGCTATCGAAGACATTGGCCGGGAACGGTATTGTACCTTGAAAAAAGACGGCTTCGAAGAACTGAAGGAATGGCTCTCTTATTTTGATAATTTCTGGGCATCGAAACTGAAGAAGTTAGGATCACTCATGGACAAAAAATCTCCTCCTAAAAAATAA
- a CDS encoding ABC transporter ATP-binding protein, which yields MPALQAIQLSKQYKGHTALNNLNLTVEKGEIFCLLGQNGAGKTTTLNIFLGFIPPSGGTATINGVTVTPFGNATKKFIAYIPEVVMLYGQLTALENLDFFSRLAGFRYNREQLETFLCKAGLEPAVLTKRVSTYSKGMRQKVGIAIAIAKDADVIFMDEPTSGLDPKATNEFTGMVQQLGNQGKAVLMATHDIFNAVNVATTIGIMKQGQLIHVLSARDIDAQQLQQLYLETI from the coding sequence ATGCCCGCACTCCAGGCTATACAATTATCCAAACAATACAAAGGCCATACGGCGCTCAACAACCTCAACCTAACCGTGGAGAAGGGAGAAATATTCTGCCTGCTTGGGCAGAACGGTGCAGGTAAAACCACTACCCTCAACATCTTCCTGGGTTTTATTCCCCCCAGTGGCGGCACAGCCACCATTAATGGCGTTACTGTTACCCCTTTCGGTAATGCTACCAAAAAGTTCATTGCCTATATTCCCGAAGTAGTGATGCTGTATGGCCAACTGACCGCTTTGGAAAACCTGGACTTCTTCAGCCGGCTGGCCGGGTTCAGGTACAACAGGGAGCAACTAGAAACCTTCCTGTGCAAAGCAGGCCTGGAACCGGCAGTGCTTACCAAAAGAGTAAGCACCTATAGCAAAGGCATGCGCCAGAAAGTGGGCATCGCCATTGCCATTGCTAAAGATGCTGATGTAATTTTTATGGATGAACCTACCAGTGGCCTCGATCCCAAAGCCACCAATGAGTTTACCGGCATGGTGCAGCAGTTGGGCAACCAGGGCAAAGCGGTGCTGATGGCCACGCATGATATTTTCAATGCGGTAAACGTAGCCACCACCATTGGGATCATGAAGCAGGGGCAACTGATCCACGTACTCAGTGCCCGGGACATTGATGCGCAACAGCTGCAACAGCTTTACCTGGAAACCATTTAA